The genomic DNA GAGCGCGGCTGGGGCAATGGCATCCAGGTGGCGGGCTACCGCGTGGGGATGATCCTCGGCGGCGGGTTGATGCTGCTGGTGTTCGCGCGCCTGGGCTGGCGCCCCACCCTGCTGAGCCTGGGCGCGCTGTTGCTCGTGGCCACGGTGCCGGTGGCGCTCTTCCGCGAGCCCGCCCCGGCCGAGCGCTCCCGCGACACCTCGAGCCCCTGGCGCTGGCTCGGCGAGTCCCTGCTGCACTGGCGCCACCGTCCCGGCGTGGGCGCGTGGTTCACCCTGCTCGTGCTCTTCAAGGCGGGCGAGAGCCTGGCCACGGGCATGGTGCGCACCTTCCTCGTCGACGTGGGCCTGGGCCTGGCGCAGGTGGGCTGGATGCTCGGGTTCCTGGGCTTCACCACGGGGCTGCTCGGGGCGGTCGCGGGCGGCGCGCTCGTGCACCGGCTGGGGCAGCGGCGCGCGCTGCTCGTCTTCGGCACCCTTCAGGCCGTGTCCGTGGGCCTCTATGCCCTGGCCGCGCGGGGGGCCTCCCCCCTCCCGGTGCTCGCGTTCGTCTGCGGCGTGGAGCACCTGGCGAGCGGCATGGCCACCGCCGCGCTCTTCACGGGGATGATGGACGTCTGCCGCCCGGAGCACGCCGCGTCCGACTACACGGTGCAGGCCTCGCTCGTGGTGCTGGCCACCGGGGGCGCGGCGGCGGTGAGCGGATGGAGCGCCCAGGCGCTCGGCTACGCGGGGCACTTCACGCTCGCGGCGGCGGTGTGCGCCCTGGCGGTGGTGTGGGTGGCGCTCACCGTTCGCGAAAAAGAATCGCGGTGGTAGTGACACTTCCCCGCGGCACCGGTGTTCCACCTGGCCGAACGAGGGAGGCGCGAGTCCGTTGGCCATCGACGTGGAGGCGTATTACCGCCGATATGGGCCCCAGGTGCTTCGGCGCTGCCGCTTCCTCTTGCGCGATGAGGAAAGGGCCGTGGATGCCATGCACGACGTATTCGTCCAATTGCTACGCCACCAGGGCGCGCTGGAGAACAGCGCCCCGTCGAGCCTGCTGCATCGGATCGCCACGCGGGTGTGCCTCAACCGGCTGAGGGGCGCGCGCCGCCGTCCCGAGGACGCCGAGGACGACCTGGTGCTGCGCATCGCCGCTTCCGAGGACGCCGAGGCCCGCACCCTGGCGCGCGGCGCCCTGGACTGGCTCTTCGGCCGGGTGCCCGCCTCCAGCCGGGACATCGCCGTGCTGCACCTGGTGGATGGAATGACCCTGGAGGAGACGGCCCGCGAGGTGGGCCTGTCCGTCTCCGGGGTGCGCAAGCGGCTGCGCGCCCTGTCGTCCGCGCTGCGCGAACTGGAGGCCGCATGAGCACCCCCCACCGCACCCCCGATTGGCTGTTGGAGCGCATCGCCCTGGGGGAGCTGCCTCCGGACGAGCTGGCCGAGGCCCGTGCTCGGCTGGCCCGGGAACCCGACGGAGACGCCCGGCTCGCCGCGCTCGAGGCGGAGAACCAGGCACTCCTGGCGCGCAGGCCCCCCGCCGCCGTGGCCCGGGAGGTGGAAGTCCGCGCCCGGCGCGCGTCTCCCGAGCGCCGCCTGCTGCCCGCCCTCGCCCTGGTGCCCGTGCTGGCCGGCCTCGCCCTGCTGATGGTGCCTCCCGATCCGGCGCCCGTGGGCATGTCCGGAGGAGACTCCGCCCTGACCGAGGTGACGCGCGCCAAGGGCCTCCGGCCCCGGCTCCTCGTGCACCGAGATGGGGCGTCCGGCCCGGAGGAACTGGCCGAGAAAACTCTCGCCCAGGCGGGAGACGTGGTGCAGCTGTCCTACGTGGCCGGGGACGCGGCCTACGGCGCCATCCTCTCCGTGGATGGGCGGGGCGTCGTCACCCTCCATGCCCCCGAGAGCGGTGCGAGTGCCCTTCCGCTCTCCTCCTCCGGCGCCCATGCGCTGCCCCACGCCTATGCGTTGGACGACGCGCCCGCCTTCGAACGCTTCTTCTTCATCACCTCGGACCAGCCCTTCGCCCTGGAGCCCGTGCTCGCCGCCGCG from Melittangium boletus DSM 14713 includes the following:
- a CDS encoding MFS transporter; the protein is MKTSLTTPWKLGLLTSLYLSQGLPFGFFTQALPVLLRERGLSLPAIGLTHLLALPWALKFLWAPWMDRYGSARWGRRRGYILPLQLLSAALLLALALPEGSVSMAALMGAVLLVNLLAATQDVATDGLAVELLTPPERGWGNGIQVAGYRVGMILGGGLMLLVFARLGWRPTLLSLGALLLVATVPVALFREPAPAERSRDTSSPWRWLGESLLHWRHRPGVGAWFTLLVLFKAGESLATGMVRTFLVDVGLGLAQVGWMLGFLGFTTGLLGAVAGGALVHRLGQRRALLVFGTLQAVSVGLYALAARGASPLPVLAFVCGVEHLASGMATAALFTGMMDVCRPEHAASDYTVQASLVVLATGGAAAVSGWSAQALGYAGHFTLAAAVCALAVVWVALTVREKESRW
- a CDS encoding ActD-like protein; the encoded protein is MSTPHRTPDWLLERIALGELPPDELAEARARLAREPDGDARLAALEAENQALLARRPPAAVAREVEVRARRASPERRLLPALALVPVLAGLALLMVPPDPAPVGMSGGDSALTEVTRAKGLRPRLLVHRDGASGPEELAEKTLAQAGDVVQLSYVAGDAAYGAILSVDGRGVVTLHAPESGASALPLSSSGAHALPHAYALDDAPAFERFFFITSDQPFALEPVLAAARDLAASDDAHLVPLALPPGLGQTSFTLEKSAP
- a CDS encoding RNA polymerase sigma factor: MAIDVEAYYRRYGPQVLRRCRFLLRDEERAVDAMHDVFVQLLRHQGALENSAPSSLLHRIATRVCLNRLRGARRRPEDAEDDLVLRIAASEDAEARTLARGALDWLFGRVPASSRDIAVLHLVDGMTLEETAREVGLSVSGVRKRLRALSSALRELEAA